The uncultured Cohaesibacter sp. genomic sequence TTACATTATTTTGTGGCATCTCGGGTTTTTTGTATGTCAAACTCATACCTGTAGTGTCTCGATTCAAAATGCCTCATCCTCGCCTTGTGAATTGGGCTGGGGAAAACAACGAGATGCTCAAGAAGACCAACCCGGCATCCGTCCGGGAGAATTTGTGGAGACAATTCAAGCAATGAGTAAGGATATTCGTCGCCTGGATGAAGATGAAGACCTTGGGGTGACGACCAAGTCAAAACCCAAGACCAAGCGTCCTAATATGTACAGGGTCCTGCTGTTGAATGATGACTTCACACCGATGGAGTTTGTTGTTCACGTTCTGGAAGCGTTTTTCAACAAGGGCCGAGAAGATGCAACCCGTATTATGCTGCATGTTCACCACCACGGGGTGGGGGAATGTGGCGTCTTTACCTATGAAGTGGCGGAAACCAAGGTGAGCCAAGTGATGGACTTTGCCCATCAGCACCAACATCCGCTGCAATGCATCATGGAAAAAAAGTGAGGATACCAAGTGCCATCATTTTCTAACAGTCTGGAAGCTGCTCTGCACAAAGCTCTGATTACCGCGAATGAGCGGTATCAGGAGTTCGCTACACTTGAACATCTGCTGTTCGCATTGATTGAAGATAGCGACGCGGCGGCGGTGATGCGCGCCTGTGGGGTGGATTTGGATCTGTTGGAAAAGAATCTGCTCGATTATATCGACAATGAGCTTTCCAATCTTGTGGTGGACAAGGGGCAGGATTCCAAGCCAACAGCAGGATTCCAGCGTGTTATTCAGCGGGCTGTCATTCATGTGCAATCTTCGGGTCGCGAAGAAGTCACCGGAGCGAATGTTCTGGTTGCCATCTTTGCCGAACGGGAAAGCCACGCAGCCTATTTCCTGCATGATCAGGATATGACCCGTTATGATGCGGTCAATTATATTTCTCATGGCATCGCAAAAGCCCCGGGACTGTCGGATGGCGTGTCGCCAACCGGAGCTGAAGATGACATGGATGATGATTTCGATTTCGAAGAGGATGATGAAGAGGGCAGCAACAAGGCGGAAGCGCTCAAGGCTTATGCCGTCAATCTGAACGAGAAAGCACGCGACGGGAAAATCGATATTCTCATCGGGCGTGATGCCGAGATCCATCGGACCATTCAGGTGCTCTGCCGTCGTTCCAAGAATAACCCGCTGTTTGTTGGTGATCCCGGCGTGGGCAAAACCGCGATTGCGGAAGGGCTCGCCAAACGCATTGTCGACGACAAGGTGCCAGATGTTCTGAAGGGCTCGACGATCTTCTCGCTCGATATGGGCACGCTGCTGGCCGGGACCCGCTATCGGGGCGACTTTGAAGAACGACTCAAGCGCGTCATCAAGGAAATCGAGGACTATGACGGGGCGATCCTCTTTATCGATGAGATTCATACCGTGATTGGTGCAGGCGCCACATCTGGCGGTGCAATGGATGCGTCCAATCTGCTCAAGCCATCGCTGGCTGCGGGTAACCTAAGATGCATGGGCTCGACCACCTACAAGGAATATCGCCAATTTTTCGAGAAGGACAGGGCTCTTGTGCGCCGGTTCCAGAAGATTGATGTGAATGAACCATCCCTTCCGGATGCTATCGATATCCTGAAAGGTCTGAAGCCTTATTTCGAGGATTATCACAGCGTGAAATTCACCAATGACGCCATCAAGTCTGCGGTGGAGCTTTCGGCCCGCTATATCCATGACAGGAAATTGCCGGACAAGGCCATTGATGTGATTGATGAAACAGGGGCTGCGCAGCAGCTGCTGCCAGCTTCGCGTCGTCGCAAGAGCATTTCGGCCAAGGAAGTGGAAGCCACCGTTGCCACAATGGCCCGCATTCCGCCGAAAACCGTCTCCAAGGATGACAAGGAAGTCCTGTCCAATCTTGAGGTCAACCTCAAGCGCATGGTGTATGGGCAGGATCTGGCCATTGATGCGTTGACCAGCCAGATCAAGCTGGCCCGTGCAGGGTTGCGTGAACCTGAAAAGCCGATTGGCAGCTATCTCTTCTCCGGCCCGACGGGGGTTGGTAAAACCGAAGTGACTCGCCAGCTGGCAGATCTGATGGGTGTGGAACTGCTGCGCTTTGACATGTCGGAATATATGGAAAAGCACACCATTTCGCGTCTGATCGGTGCGCCTCCGGGCTATGTTGGCTTTGATCAGGGCGGCCTGCTTACCGATGGCGTCGATCAGCACCCCCATTGTGTGCTGCTGCTTGACGAGATCGAGAAGGCTCACCCGGATCTCTATAACATCCTGTTGCAGGTGATGGATCACGGCAAGCTGACCGATCATAACGGCAAGCAGGTGGATTTCCGCAATGTCATTCTGGTCATGACGACCAATGCCGGCGCCGCAGAAATGGATAAGCCAGCCATTGGCTTTACCCAGTCTGAGCGTTCGGGGGATGACGAGGAGGCGATCAACAAGCTGTTCACTCCGGAATTCCGCAACCGTCTGGATGCTGTCATTCCGTTTGCAGCTCTGCCGACGGAAGTCATCCATCAGGTCGTGCGCAAATTCGTCATGCAGCTGGAAGCCCAACTGGCGGATCGCGGTGTTACCTTCGAGTTGACCGATGCGGCCACAGCCTGGCTTGCCAAAAAGGGCTATGATCCGAAAATGGGTGCGCGTCCATTGGGGCGTGTCATTCAGGAGCATATCAAGCGGCCATTGGCTGAAGAGATCCTGTTTGGCAAATTGACCAAGGGCGGCACAGTGCGGGTTGATATCGATCTGGACAATATGGAGAAACTGTTCCTCTCCGTGATCGAAGATGATGAGCCCAAGGTTGATAGCGCAACTGCCAAGAAGGCCGCTTCCAAGGGCGAGGCCAAGGCCTCCAGCGCTGATGAGACGAAGAAGGGCTCACGCCGGTCATCGTCAAAGAAAAAGGCGTCGGTGCCCAGCGTTGCCAAGGTCGACAAGAAATAGCAACAAGGAGCGCCAGCGGTAACGTTGGCGCTTTTTTCGTCATGTTTCCTCAAATGCCCGGTTGGCTTCGTGGTTTGCTTCTGTTTTTTGCCTTTGCGCTTGTCTCTTTGATGAGTGCCAGCGCAATCATGCGGGCCGCTTTCCCCAATGGGATATTCGGGAGCCTGATCAATCCGGCCACTGGGCGGGCCGATGGCGTTGAATTGCTCAAGAATATCCTGACGCTTGCAGCAGGCTTCCTGCTTGCGCTTTCCTTGCTATATCAACATTTCTTTGGTGATGATTGATGTGTCAAACCATGCGCTTTTGCCGATAGGTGCTTGCATTGCCCGCGATTTGGCGATAAATGCAAAGATATGAAACAGATGTGCCACCAGTATCAGTCGATTATTCTCACCATTCTTTGAATGGTGGGCTTTCGTACGTGCATATCACTTACCGGAACCCGCCTGAGGCGGGTTTTTTTGTGCCGTCTCATGGGTATTTTTCAAGGAGACGGACATGACCTCTCAAGCATTACACTCTGTGATCGAGGCTGCCGATAAAGCAATCTCGGCTGAAGATTTCGACAGCCTGATGGACTTCTATGCCGAGGATGCGACGCTAGTCGTCAAGCCAGGGCTGGCTGTTACGGGCAAGGAAGCGATCAGAAAAGCCTTCATGGCCATCGCCGAGCATTTCCAACACAAGCTGACCGTTAGGCAGGGCCAGATGGAAGTGTTCGAGGGAGGCGACACGGCGCTGGTCGTCATGAAGACCTTTCTGGATACGGTTGATTCTGATGGCTGGGATCTGACGCTGGTGCGCCGGGCAAGCTATGTCTTCAAGCTGTCTTCAGAAGGGCAATGGCTGTGCACGGTTGATAATTCCTATGGTACGGATCTGCTTGAGGCTTAACCTCGGGCAGATGCGCCTCTAGCGGATCAGAATGGGCAAGAGGCATGCTTTATCAAAGAGTTTGCAAGAGCACCGTTGCAGGGTAAGCTTTGCCCCATCGTGCGTGCAAGGCTGATAGTCTTGAGCGGCAATCACGATGCTTATGCTTGACCCGGAGTTGGTTTGATGGATAAACAGTCCTGATGAGTCCGCAATAAAGAGGTGACCCCGTGCTTTCAGCACTCGGGATATTGATTGCCGCATTGGGCGGGATGATGTTTTTTCCCGCACTTGTCGATCTGGCATATCAAAGCACAGACTGGCACGCCTTTATTGGCGGAGGCTCCATATCCATCGGATTTGGCGTAGCGCTTTTTCTGGCCATGCGCGGTCAGGAAGGGGAGTGGTCGATTCGCAGCTCCATTCTGTTTGTGAATGGCAGCTGGTTCGTGCTCAGTGCCTTTGCGGCATTGCCGCTCTATTTCTCATCGCTTGGCATCAGTTATGCCGATGCCTATTTCGAATCTGCGTCCGGCTTTACTACGACAGGCTCCACCGT encodes the following:
- the clpS gene encoding ATP-dependent Clp protease adapter ClpS codes for the protein MSKDIRRLDEDEDLGVTTKSKPKTKRPNMYRVLLLNDDFTPMEFVVHVLEAFFNKGREDATRIMLHVHHHGVGECGVFTYEVAETKVSQVMDFAHQHQHPLQCIMEKK
- the clpA gene encoding ATP-dependent Clp protease ATP-binding subunit ClpA: MPSFSNSLEAALHKALITANERYQEFATLEHLLFALIEDSDAAAVMRACGVDLDLLEKNLLDYIDNELSNLVVDKGQDSKPTAGFQRVIQRAVIHVQSSGREEVTGANVLVAIFAERESHAAYFLHDQDMTRYDAVNYISHGIAKAPGLSDGVSPTGAEDDMDDDFDFEEDDEEGSNKAEALKAYAVNLNEKARDGKIDILIGRDAEIHRTIQVLCRRSKNNPLFVGDPGVGKTAIAEGLAKRIVDDKVPDVLKGSTIFSLDMGTLLAGTRYRGDFEERLKRVIKEIEDYDGAILFIDEIHTVIGAGATSGGAMDASNLLKPSLAAGNLRCMGSTTYKEYRQFFEKDRALVRRFQKIDVNEPSLPDAIDILKGLKPYFEDYHSVKFTNDAIKSAVELSARYIHDRKLPDKAIDVIDETGAAQQLLPASRRRKSISAKEVEATVATMARIPPKTVSKDDKEVLSNLEVNLKRMVYGQDLAIDALTSQIKLARAGLREPEKPIGSYLFSGPTGVGKTEVTRQLADLMGVELLRFDMSEYMEKHTISRLIGAPPGYVGFDQGGLLTDGVDQHPHCVLLLDEIEKAHPDLYNILLQVMDHGKLTDHNGKQVDFRNVILVMTTNAGAAEMDKPAIGFTQSERSGDDEEAINKLFTPEFRNRLDAVIPFAALPTEVIHQVVRKFVMQLEAQLADRGVTFELTDAATAWLAKKGYDPKMGARPLGRVIQEHIKRPLAEEILFGKLTKGGTVRVDIDLDNMEKLFLSVIEDDEPKVDSATAKKAASKGEAKASSADETKKGSRRSSSKKKASVPSVAKVDKK
- a CDS encoding nuclear transport factor 2 family protein, whose amino-acid sequence is MTSQALHSVIEAADKAISAEDFDSLMDFYAEDATLVVKPGLAVTGKEAIRKAFMAIAEHFQHKLTVRQGQMEVFEGGDTALVVMKTFLDTVDSDGWDLTLVRRASYVFKLSSEGQWLCTVDNSYGTDLLEA